TCCACCCTGACTCATGACCTGAAAACACCGCTACTAGGAGCAATTCAAACGCTGAAATCCTTTCAAAAAGGTCAATTTGGTGCAGTTACGCCAATGCAAGAAAAAGTCATAGAAACTATGACTCGCTCTCACCGCACTACGTTGCAACTGGTAGAAACTGTGTTAGATGTATACCGCATTGATGCTGAAGGACTAGAACTTCAGTGTTCACCAGTTAACTTAGTGACAGTAGCAGAGGAGGTGATCGCCACGCTCACTGAGGTAGCAAGAGCGCGTCAGATATGTATCTCTCTTAATTATGGAGAATCGGATTTTCGTCGCTCGTTATGGGTAAATGGAGATTATTTGCAACTTGGGCGAGTCTTCTCCAATCTTCTGATGAATGGCGTTAACCATACTCGCCGTGGCGGAAAAGTGGAAGTAGTGCTGGGGGGTTCTTCTAGTTCTCAAATTGTGAAGATTCTTGACAGTGGTTGTGGCATCACAGAAGAAGAACTACCCCACCTATTTGAGAGATTTTATCAAGGACACAGCGATCGCCATGCTAAGGGATCAGGGCTGGGGTTGTATTTATCTCGCCAGATTATTGAAGCACACGGCGGTATAATTTGGGCAGAGAATCGTTCACCATGGGGGGCAATGTTTGGCTTTCGACTGCCAGCCTGTGCGCCACTTAGTTGAAGAGATGGGGAGATGAGGGGGATGAGGAGGTGGGCAGACAAAAAGAAGTAATAGGTAAAAGATTTTTTTGGCTTTTGACTTTTGACTTTTAAGATGAAACCAGGAGCAACGCTGAGAATATTACTCGTTGAGGATGATGAACTGTTTCGCCTAGGTCTGCGAATGCGGTTGCAACAGGAGGCAAGTATAGAAATCGTAGCCGAGGCGGAAGATGGCGAGCAAGCTGTAGAACTAGCTAATCGCTATGGGCTAGATTTGGTTTTGCTTGATATTGGTTTACCAGGGATTGGTGGAATTGAAGCTTGTCGTCAAATTAAGCAGCAACACCCCAATTTACCTGTACTGGTTTTAACGTCTCGTTCGGAAAAACCCCTAATTGCGCGCTTAATTGAAGCAGGGGCTGTCGGTTACTGTCTTAAAGGAATCCCTTCTGAGTCTTTGATATTGGCATTGCGTTCGGTAGCAGCAGGTGCTTCTTGGTGGGATCAGACAGCAACCACAGCAATTCGAGCCGCTTTTGAGGGAAATAACACAGCATCATTCACACAAGATTCGCTACCCCTAGAAAATCCGTTGACCAAGCGCGAACAAGAAATTCTGGCACTCGTAGCTACTGGTAAAAGCAATCAAGAAATTGCGTCCATTCTCTACATTGCTTCTGGTACAGTACGGGTTCATGTCCACGCGATTTTACAAAAGTTAGAAGTAAGAGATCGCACTCAAGCCGCAGTCTTGGCTATTCAGAAAGGATTGGTATCACCAGAACTGCTGCGAAGTTCGTAACAGTTAAAATATGACCATCTGTTATTATCGGTTAACTTGAGTTAAAATCGGTCATGATAGAAGCATAGGCGTTGTTATATGCTGGGGGAACCATGCTAAACACCCCGCTTTTTGCTGATCGCACTCAAGCTGGTGAGCAACTGGCGCAAGCGATTGACGCTATTTTGACCCAGCAAACAGCCAACTCAGTAGCAAAGCCTGAAACAATTGTCTATGCTTTGCCAAGAGGAGGACTGCCAGTAGCAGCACCAGTGGCGCGTCTCCTCAACTGTCCGTTGACGATAGAAGTGGCGAAAAAAATTAGCCATCCAGAAAATCCTGAATTAGCTATTGGCGCGGTCAGTGCCTCTGGAAATGTTCTTTGGGATCAGCACCAGCGGTCTCGCCATATACTCAATTCAGGGTTGCGGAAATCGGCATTAAATGCAGCTACTACTCAAGCTAAGTCTCTTAAGGCTCAATTCAGTTCTGCCTGTCCGCAGGTGAACACAGAAGGTGCTACGCTCATCTTAGTTGATGATGGTATTGCCACAGGTATGACAATGGCAGTAGCGGCAATATCTCTCAAGGCACTTTCTCCAGCAGAAGTTTGGTTATGTGCTCCTGTAGCACCTCTAAAGTTACTACCTTGGTTGCATCAATGGGGCGATCGCGTGGTTGTCCTCGCAACACCAGAAGATTTTTGTAGTGTTAGTTACTTTTACTCAGAGTTCCCACAGGTAGAGACAAGCGAAGCTCTTGAATGTCTCTTACAACAAAATGAAGAAAGATGAATGACTAATTTTCAAAGGGGAATAGGGGAATAGGGGTGTAGGGGTGTAGGGGTGTAGGGGTGTAGGGGTGTAGGGGTGTAGGGGTGTAGGGGTGTAGGGGTGTAGGGGTGTAGGGGTAGAAGAAGGGGTTTAAGGGAGAAGGGGTAGAATGTGTTTTGAATGCAGGAGTTAAAAAAGAATTCTTTACCCTACACCCTCACACATCAGTTACCAGTTACCAGTTATCAGTTATCAGTTATCAGTTCTTCACTGTTCACTGTTCACTGTTCCTCACACCCTTACACCCTTACCCCCCTAGTTTTTGTAAATTATGAATAAAAAAATACATTTCATAATTCATTATTCATTTGACTATTGACTATGGAAAGAGTGCTAGAACCGGAAGTCATGGATAGTTTAGAAGAAGCCATTGAGTATGATGCAATGGACTTCATTGAGGTAAATACGACTTTTGCTCAAGAGGCGATCACGTTTGGACCACAGGAGATGGGTCTAGTGTTAGATGCTGGTACTGGTCCTGGTCGTATTCCAGTTTTACTGTGTCAAATGCGTCCCCAATGGCAAGTTATCGCCATTGATTTGGCTCAGAGTATGTTAGAAATAGCCTCGCAACACATTCAGCAGGCTGGTTTACTACAGCAAATTCGCTTGGAATTAGTAGACACTAAAAACTTGCCTTATCAAGATGAGCAGTTTGATCTGGTTGTGTCGAATAGCCTTGTTCACCATTTACCGGATCCGTTACCTTTCTTTAGAGAACTTAAGCGTGTCTTAAAACCCAATGGTGGTATTTTCATCCGTGACTTATTTCGACCTGCTGATGAAACAACAATGAATGCTTTAGTTAACACTATCGGGGCGGAATACGATGCTCATCAGAAAAAGTTATTTCGCGATTCTCTCCAGGCTGCACTTACACTGGATGAAGTGAATCAGTTGATTTCACAAGTGGGTTTGAAACGAGTAAAGGTCTATCAATCCAGTGACCGTCATTGGACTGCGGAACGGGCTTGGAATGATTAACAGTTAACAATTCTTCTGTGTGAGAAGATAAGTTAACATGACCCTATTTACAACTAACTCATCCAGTCTGACGGGTTATTTTCACTACAAATGGTTTCCCTTGGTTCATAATAGCGACAACCTTCGCATGGTCCACTAGGATTAACAGCACAGCGCAGGTAGCCACAACGGGCATTAAATCGGCAGCTGATATCGCCGACAAGGTAGCCGACTCCTTCCAGATAATAGCGATCGCTCGGATCGGGCATGGTGTTCTGCCGTATTCGCCCTATAGGAGAATTCAGATCTGCCGCTCGCCTAAACTGCGAACGTGTTCTAGCCTGGGTTTTACGCATCAACCACATGGAGAATAGGGACGGTAAGAAACCAATGGTAATAACCAAAAGTGTCTTCACTTCAACACCTTCTTTTAACTCTTTTGTACGCTTATTGTCCCTGGTATTGCATCCTCACATTTAAGGAGATTGCAACCTATAGGAATTTCCGCGTGGAAGAAAGCCGACACTAAAAGAAGTGTCAACTATCACTTTTATCAGCATAACCGTTGCAACCCAAACCGTGGGTTTTAGCCGAAGGTTGCTACCTTAAGATTTGTTTATAAGTACTCGTGCGAGATGGAAACTGACAGAGTGTTTGCGCTAACACTGCGGCTTCCCTTTCTGCTGGAATAAATCAATTTTTTGCATCCTGAGGATAAATGAGTCGTTAGCATTTTATTTGACCTAGGGTGCGCTAACTAGCAGCAAAATACTTGCATACGCTTTGAATTAATACAATTGGGAACTGCTACAGCAATATTAGTTCATAGTGCAGGCTTCCAGTCCGCGCTTTCCTTGAAGGCTGCACCACAAACAATGTTTACAAGCCTTGCTGAGGGTTGCCGTATAAGCTGCTATGAGACGCTTAAATTATTCCCTGATGGTTGCTTGATAAATGAGTTGTCATTTGCAGTCCTAAATGGTTTTAACTTTTTCTTTATAATTTATTCTCCAATATTCGAGCTTATCTATAGGGACTGATTTAGTGACAATATTAACGCTATTTCCTCGCCATGCAAGTTCTATATCTGTCGTAAAAACAGCGCATTGTAATTGCTCGCGCTTGATATTCCAATACTCACTAAATCTGCTTTTTAAAGTTATGACCTGCTCAAATACTTTATTTCTGTGCTTATTTCTTCTTTTTCTTTCTGTCGCCCCTGTCGCTTCTGTATCAATAAATTTAGTTTCAATGATAAATACTTTACCTAATGAAGTCAGATAAACAAAATCACACTTTCCCAAATCTGTATAATCGCCAATCGGCGACTTTTCAAATAATAGCAATTCAGAGCATGAAGGGAATATCTCTTTGATATTCAAAAATAAATAAGCTTGCAATAGAAGTTCTTTGTCATAAGGAAAACTGACAACCCCCTCAAAAAATCTTTTAATGTCTTCCTGAGATTGGGGTTGAATTTTTTTGCAATATGCAACAAAGTTATTAACGTCACCTGCGGTCATGCAGTTTTTGCTCCTTCCCCCTTGTTACCATACGCCTACATGGCATCAAAAAATACCACGTACACAAGGAAGATCTCATCCGAAAAAGTAACTAAAAAAACGATTCAATCATGATATAGATACGTAAATTTACGGAAGACAAAAAGGCAAATTAGCTATTCAACTATTTCCTACTTTATATTTAGGAAACCACAGAACAGGTTGCTATCAACCAAAGAAGAGGTGACTAATAGCACTTTCTTTCATCAAACACTAGTCAGCGATTGTACATGAGCAGAAAATCTGGCGTTTTGAAGAGCCTGAACAGTTATTCTGGAGTCTTGTACCCAAAATTGCCGTCCAAAACGGACAAGTTGACGGGAATTTCCGGCTTGTACAATTCCTATGACTGGCACTTTTGCTTTTTCTCTCTCTCCTGATTGTTCTTGCAAAATTGTTCTGAGGCGATGCTGTTCCTCAATCGTACCTGCTTGTTGGGTATTGAGTTCCACTATCACCATCTTGACTGTTTCCACTGGTTCTGCATCTTCAACAATCAATTGAGTTTGCTCTTCGCGGCGATCTACTTTAGCCCAAATAATTAACCGAGAATCAACTTGGAGCAGTGAATTGATCTGCTCATAAATTTTAGGAAATACCACCGCTTCCGATTGTGCAGTTAAATCTTCTATTTGCAAAATCGCCATTGGGTCGCCTTTCTTGGTCATCACTTTTTTAACGCCATTTAGCATGACAACCGCACAAATGGTACTTTCTTCTTTCTGTTCACCAAGTTGCGAAAGGTTAATTGGAGCTAGAACACGCGCTGTTTTGCGTATAACTTTCAGGGGATGATCTGATACATAAAATCCCAAAAGTTCTTTTTCCCTCCGCAACTTGTCCTGTGGAGGAAAATCAGGAACCGTTTGAGCTTTGGGAGCAGATTCAAAGCTATTTTGAACTTTATTTTTATGAGTCGAAAATCCGCCACCTAACAAATCAAACAGATTTCCCTGTCCAGTGGCTCTATCTCTGGCACGAGATTGTGCCCAATCGTACACTAAACCTAAATCTTGGAGAAGTTGGTTGCGGTTGGAGTCGAATTTGTCAAATGCTCCACAGTAAATAAGCGACTCCAAAGTGCGACGGTTAACAGTACCCAAATCCACGCGATCGCAAAAATCACCCAAGGATTTAAACTCTCCTCCCTCCTCTCTTGCTTGCAAAATACAGGCTATTGCGTTTTGTCCCACATTCCGAACAGCTGACAATCCAAACAAAATCTTTTCACTCGACGGTGTAAAATCCACCTCAGAGCGATTGATATCTGGCGGCTCTATCTGAATATTCATACTCATACAGGTGGAAATATATTTCTGCACCTTGTCTGTGTCGTCACTGTTAGCCGTCAACAGCGCCGCCATGTATTCCAGGGGATAGTTCGCTTTCAAGTACGCAGTTTGGTATGTGACATAACCATATGCCGTTGAATGGGATTTATTGAAACAATTGGAAGCTATGAAGCCATCTCTGGTCACAAAATTATGGTCGCGCTCTACCCCAATGTCATAGACATTTTGCGTACCTAATGATTTTCGTGTAATAATTTTAGCCATTTTTTCCAAGTTCCTCAGATCTGTAAAATCAATTAATTTATAAAATTGACACCCAGCTAACTGGAATAATTATTAAGCTGATAAGCGTACACATTGCACTGTCTGGAAAAATAGCTTGCGAGGAAACCTCGCAACTCTTTTTTCGTTAAGGCTCTCAAGAGCGAAGCCGGAAACGTTCCGCTTCTGGTTCAAAAGTCTAGAGTCCAGATTTGCTTTTGACTTTTGACAATCCTCACGAGTCATTATGCAATTTTAATGCGTCACAGCTTAATTAAGTCCCAGCCGCTTTTGAGTAGAATACCTGCGCGGCTTAACTAACTGGGCAGAAATCGTCAAAGTGTACTAAAATCAAGGATTTGAGTCGTAAAGGGAGCAATCATGGCGTCCATCCGCAAGTTGCACACACAGCTAATTAAGAAAGAACGTTCTGCTGTTGAAATTACTACTGAAGCAATAGATCGCATTCAAGCATTAGAGCCGAAATTGCATAGTTTCTTATGCGTGACTGCTGAACAGGCATTAGAGCAGGCACGGAACGTGGATGCTAAAATCGCCGCTGGGGAAGAAATCGGCGTACTAGCAGGGATTCCTATTGGGATCAAAGATAATATGTGTACTAAGGGAATTCCCACCACCTGCGCCTCTCGAATTCTGGAAAATTTTGTCCCGCCTTATGAATCAACTGTCACCCAAAAACTGGCGGACGCTAGTGCGGTGATGGTAGGTAAAACCAATTTGGATGAGTTTGCAATGGGGGGTTCTACAGAAAACTCTGCCTTCAAACTCACCGCCAATCCTTGGGATTTGTCGCGGGTTCCAGGAGGTTCTTCTGGTGGTTCAGCAGCAGCTGTTGCAGCAGGAGAATGTGTTGTATCGCTAGGTTCCGATACTGGCGGTTCGATTAGACAACCCGCCTCTTTCTGCGGTGTTGTGGGGATGAAACCAACATATGGACTCGTTTCTCGCTATGGTTTGGTGGCTTTTGCTTCATCTTTGGATCAAATTGGACCATTTGCACGCACAGTAGAAGATGCAGCGATCTTATTGAATGCGATCGCAGGTTACGATCCCAAAGATTCCACCAGCCTTAAAGTTGAAATTCCCGACTACACCGCTAACTTAAAACCAGATCTTCCTAAAGGAAAGCTAAAAATTGGTGTCATCAAAGAAACCTTTGGTGAAGGTTTAGACTCACAAGTTGAAGAAGCTGTTCACAAAGCGATTGAACAATTAAAAGAGTTGGGGGCGGAAATTCAAGAAATCTCCTGTCCTCGGTTCCGTTCTGGTTTACCAAGCTATTACATCATAGCCCCATCTGAAGCATCAGCAAACCTAGCTCGTTACGATGGTGTTAAGTATGGCTACCGCGCTCCTGATACGGATAATTTGATATCGATGTATAGTCGCACCCGTGCGGCTGGTTTCGGTGCAGAAGTCAAACGCCGGATTATGATTGGAACTTACACACTTTCGGCTGGTTATTACG
The sequence above is a segment of the Mastigocladopsis repens PCC 10914 genome. Coding sequences within it:
- a CDS encoding sensor histidine kinase, producing MWSWLLKIKENVLTRNERGLIYWVITTGFAIVMALEYLTPPEYVFGYLYIGSILLASRLNRKAVFNVTLAAAGLTLLNLLIPGVEAINPPTVGNRLIAVIALLVTAYLSERNRRNEEAVAWTQAQLRSQEQLARMRQDFVSTLTHDLKTPLLGAIQTLKSFQKGQFGAVTPMQEKVIETMTRSHRTTLQLVETVLDVYRIDAEGLELQCSPVNLVTVAEEVIATLTEVARARQICISLNYGESDFRRSLWVNGDYLQLGRVFSNLLMNGVNHTRRGGKVEVVLGGSSSSQIVKILDSGCGITEEELPHLFERFYQGHSDRHAKGSGLGLYLSRQIIEAHGGIIWAENRSPWGAMFGFRLPACAPLS
- a CDS encoding response regulator transcription factor — protein: MKPGATLRILLVEDDELFRLGLRMRLQQEASIEIVAEAEDGEQAVELANRYGLDLVLLDIGLPGIGGIEACRQIKQQHPNLPVLVLTSRSEKPLIARLIEAGAVGYCLKGIPSESLILALRSVAAGASWWDQTATTAIRAAFEGNNTASFTQDSLPLENPLTKREQEILALVATGKSNQEIASILYIASGTVRVHVHAILQKLEVRDRTQAAVLAIQKGLVSPELLRSS
- a CDS encoding phosphoribosyltransferase — translated: MLNTPLFADRTQAGEQLAQAIDAILTQQTANSVAKPETIVYALPRGGLPVAAPVARLLNCPLTIEVAKKISHPENPELAIGAVSASGNVLWDQHQRSRHILNSGLRKSALNAATTQAKSLKAQFSSACPQVNTEGATLILVDDGIATGMTMAVAAISLKALSPAEVWLCAPVAPLKLLPWLHQWGDRVVVLATPEDFCSVSYFYSEFPQVETSEALECLLQQNEER
- a CDS encoding class I SAM-dependent methyltransferase, which translates into the protein MERVLEPEVMDSLEEAIEYDAMDFIEVNTTFAQEAITFGPQEMGLVLDAGTGPGRIPVLLCQMRPQWQVIAIDLAQSMLEIASQHIQQAGLLQQIRLELVDTKNLPYQDEQFDLVVSNSLVHHLPDPLPFFRELKRVLKPNGGIFIRDLFRPADETTMNALVNTIGAEYDAHQKKLFRDSLQAALTLDEVNQLISQVGLKRVKVYQSSDRHWTAERAWND
- a CDS encoding DUF6464 family protein, which produces MKTLLVITIGFLPSLFSMWLMRKTQARTRSQFRRAADLNSPIGRIRQNTMPDPSDRYYLEGVGYLVGDISCRFNARCGYLRCAVNPSGPCEGCRYYEPRETICSENNPSDWMS
- a CDS encoding trans-splicing intein-formed DNA polymerase III subunit alpha C-terminal partner DnaE-C, whose product is MAKIITRKSLGTQNVYDIGVERDHNFVTRDGFIASNCFNKSHSTAYGYVTYQTAYLKANYPLEYMAALLTANSDDTDKVQKYISTCMSMNIQIEPPDINRSEVDFTPSSEKILFGLSAVRNVGQNAIACILQAREEGGEFKSLGDFCDRVDLGTVNRRTLESLIYCGAFDKFDSNRNQLLQDLGLVYDWAQSRARDRATGQGNLFDLLGGGFSTHKNKVQNSFESAPKAQTVPDFPPQDKLRREKELLGFYVSDHPLKVIRKTARVLAPINLSQLGEQKEESTICAVVMLNGVKKVMTKKGDPMAILQIEDLTAQSEAVVFPKIYEQINSLLQVDSRLIIWAKVDRREEQTQLIVEDAEPVETVKMVIVELNTQQAGTIEEQHRLRTILQEQSGEREKAKVPVIGIVQAGNSRQLVRFGRQFWVQDSRITVQALQNARFSAHVQSLTSV
- the gatA gene encoding Asp-tRNA(Asn)/Glu-tRNA(Gln) amidotransferase subunit GatA; the encoded protein is MASIRKLHTQLIKKERSAVEITTEAIDRIQALEPKLHSFLCVTAEQALEQARNVDAKIAAGEEIGVLAGIPIGIKDNMCTKGIPTTCASRILENFVPPYESTVTQKLADASAVMVGKTNLDEFAMGGSTENSAFKLTANPWDLSRVPGGSSGGSAAAVAAGECVVSLGSDTGGSIRQPASFCGVVGMKPTYGLVSRYGLVAFASSLDQIGPFARTVEDAAILLNAIAGYDPKDSTSLKVEIPDYTANLKPDLPKGKLKIGVIKETFGEGLDSQVEEAVHKAIEQLKELGAEIQEISCPRFRSGLPSYYIIAPSEASANLARYDGVKYGYRAPDTDNLISMYSRTRAAGFGAEVKRRIMIGTYTLSAGYYDAYYLKAQKVRTLIKEDFEKAFAKVDVLVCPTVPTTAFKAGEKTDDPLSMYLLDLMTIPANLAGLPGLSVPCGFDNNGLPIGLQLIGNVLQEDQLFQVAYAYEQATTWHQRSPQL